A genomic segment from Flavobacterium inviolabile encodes:
- the thiC gene encoding phosphomethylpyrimidine synthase ThiC: MEQKEQQISRTPFPNSKKVYIDGTIHPIKVAMREIALHDTKLSNGKTEHNPPVTVYDTSGPYTDPNMEIDVRKGLDRIREQWILDRNDVEVLPSITSDYGKERLNDSRLDHLRFEYQHKPKRAIQGANVTQLHYAKKGIITPEMEYIAIRENQQIELLNQQTKAMQHQHAGNSFGANTPKKYITAEFVRSEVAAGRAIIPNNINHPESEPMIVGRNFLVKINANIGNSAVTSSIEEEVEKAVWACRWGADTIMDLSTGKNIHETREWIIRNSPVPIGTVPIYQALEKVKGIAEDLTWEIFRDTLIEQAEQGVSYFTIHAGVLLRYIHLTANRVTGIVSRGGSIMAKWCLFHHKENFLYTHFEEICEIMKAYDVAFSLGDGLRPGSIADANDAAQFAELETLGELTKIAWKHDVQVFIEGPGHVPMHLIKENMDKQLEHCAEAPFYTLGPLTTDIAPGYDHITSAIGAAMIGWYGTAMLCYVTPKEHLGLPNKKDVKDGVITYKIAAHAADLAKGHPGAQYRDNALSKARFEFRWEDQFNLALDPDTAREFHDETLPADGAKVAHFCSMCGPKFCSMKISQEIRDVAEKGMQEKSNEFVESGKEIYL; this comes from the coding sequence ATGGAACAAAAAGAACAGCAGATTTCGAGAACACCCTTTCCGAATTCAAAAAAAGTATACATAGACGGTACTATTCACCCCATTAAAGTAGCCATGCGGGAAATAGCCCTGCACGACACCAAACTATCCAACGGAAAAACGGAACACAATCCGCCGGTAACCGTTTACGACACCAGTGGCCCGTATACCGACCCTAACATGGAAATTGACGTGCGCAAAGGACTGGACCGCATTCGCGAACAATGGATTTTAGACCGGAACGACGTAGAAGTATTACCTTCCATAACGTCAGACTACGGCAAGGAACGCCTTAACGACTCCAGACTGGATCACCTGCGTTTTGAATACCAGCACAAACCCAAACGCGCCATTCAAGGTGCCAATGTTACCCAGCTGCATTACGCCAAAAAAGGCATTATCACTCCGGAAATGGAATACATCGCCATCCGCGAAAACCAACAGATTGAATTGCTGAACCAGCAAACCAAAGCCATGCAGCATCAGCATGCCGGAAACAGCTTTGGTGCCAATACACCTAAAAAATACATCACCGCCGAATTCGTTCGCAGTGAAGTTGCTGCCGGAAGAGCAATCATCCCGAACAACATCAACCACCCGGAAAGCGAACCGATGATTGTAGGCCGTAATTTCCTGGTAAAGATCAATGCCAATATCGGAAACAGTGCCGTTACCTCAAGCATCGAAGAAGAAGTTGAAAAAGCCGTATGGGCATGTCGTTGGGGCGCCGATACAATTATGGACCTCTCCACCGGAAAAAACATTCATGAAACCCGGGAATGGATCATCCGGAACTCCCCGGTACCCATCGGAACCGTACCGATCTACCAGGCATTGGAAAAAGTAAAAGGCATAGCCGAAGACCTGACCTGGGAGATCTTCCGGGACACCCTGATTGAACAGGCAGAACAAGGCGTTTCCTATTTTACAATACATGCCGGCGTTTTACTGCGTTACATCCACTTAACCGCAAACCGTGTTACCGGGATTGTTTCCCGCGGCGGTTCCATCATGGCAAAATGGTGTCTTTTCCATCACAAAGAAAATTTCCTTTACACTCACTTCGAAGAAATCTGCGAAATCATGAAAGCCTATGATGTAGCCTTCTCTTTAGGCGATGGCTTACGTCCGGGTTCGATTGCCGATGCGAACGATGCCGCACAATTTGCCGAATTGGAAACACTGGGCGAACTGACCAAAATTGCCTGGAAACACGATGTACAGGTTTTTATTGAAGGCCCGGGACACGTACCGATGCACCTCATCAAAGAAAACATGGACAAACAGCTGGAACATTGTGCCGAAGCACCATTCTATACCTTAGGCCCGTTAACTACCGATATTGCTCCCGGTTATGACCATATCACCTCGGCCATTGGTGCCGCTATGATCGGTTGGTACGGAACCGCAATGCTGTGTTATGTCACTCCGAAAGAACACCTTGGCCTGCCAAATAAAAAAGATGTAAAAGACGGTGTGATTACCTATAAAATTGCTGCACACGCTGCCGATCTGGCCAAAGGTCATCCCGGCGCACAGTACCGCGACAATGCTTTGAGCAAGGCACGGTTTGAATTCCGTTGGGAAGATCAGTTCAACCTGGCACTCGATCCGGATACCGCCCGTGAATTTCACGACGAAACGCTTCCGGCAGACGGAGCAAAAGTGGCTCATTTCTGTTCGATGTGCGGACCGAAGTTCTGCTCGATGAAAATCTCACAGGAAATCAGGGACGTAGCCGAAAAAGGAATGCAGGAGAAATCGAATGAATTTGTGGAAAGCGGTAAAGAAATCTATTTGTAA
- the thiS gene encoding sulfur carrier protein ThiS, which translates to MEIKVNNQIKEFPSGELTVQALLDLEIPNKQNGLALAINNTVIPKTDWSTHYIHDRDDILIIIATQGG; encoded by the coding sequence ATGGAAATCAAAGTTAACAATCAAATTAAAGAATTTCCGTCTGGCGAATTAACCGTCCAGGCTTTACTCGATTTGGAAATTCCCAACAAGCAAAATGGCCTAGCCTTAGCCATAAACAATACCGTTATTCCAAAAACCGACTGGAGCACACACTACATCCACGACCGGGATGACATCCTTATTATCATTGCCACACAAGGCGGATAA
- a CDS encoding DNA-3-methyladenine glycosylase I: METKERCGWCKNDALYEKYHDEEWGVPVYEDQKLFEFLILETFQAGLSWITILRKRENFKKAFDNFDYKAVAAYQEDKIQELLLDSGIIRNKLKVRAAVTNAQAFMKVQQEFGSFSDYIWKFTGGKPIVSQRETLRDIPATTPLSDEISKDLKKRGFKFVGSTVVYAHMQATGMVDDHISSCWKRS; the protein is encoded by the coding sequence ATGGAGACTAAAGAAAGATGCGGATGGTGCAAAAACGATGCACTTTACGAAAAATATCACGACGAAGAATGGGGCGTACCCGTTTATGAAGACCAGAAACTTTTTGAATTCCTGATCCTGGAAACCTTTCAGGCAGGCCTGAGCTGGATAACCATACTCCGCAAAAGGGAAAACTTCAAAAAAGCTTTCGATAATTTCGACTACAAAGCCGTAGCCGCTTATCAGGAAGACAAAATCCAGGAACTACTGCTCGACAGCGGTATCATCCGGAACAAACTCAAAGTAAGAGCCGCTGTGACCAACGCACAGGCTTTTATGAAAGTGCAGCAGGAATTTGGCAGCTTTTCCGATTATATCTGGAAATTCACCGGCGGGAAACCCATTGTAAGCCAAAGGGAAACCCTACGGGACATTCCGGCAACTACACCGCTATCGGACGAGATCAGCAAAGACCTGAAAAAACGCGGCTTCAAATTTGTGGGCTCAACGGTAGTCTATGCACACATGCAGGCAACCGGTATGGTAGACGACCACATCAGCAGCTGCTGGAAACGGTCATGA
- a CDS encoding queuosine precursor transporter, with amino-acid sequence MFKTKKDLVYIILAGIFITNAVVAELTGGKLIHIGPFIMSIGIIPWPVVFITTDLINEHFGKDGVKKLSFITAGLIAYCLIILFLAIHIPAAKGISTVTDEQFQAVFGQGVMIMIASIIAFLVSQLIDVSIFWFLRNKTGKKMIWLRSTGSTVISQLFDSFIVSGIAFWLTGKITTAEYINMAATGYTFKLIIAICLTPMIYLGHYIIEKYLAEDPIADGD; translated from the coding sequence ATGTTTAAAACCAAAAAGGATCTCGTATACATTATACTTGCCGGAATTTTTATAACCAATGCCGTCGTTGCCGAATTAACAGGAGGAAAACTTATTCATATAGGCCCTTTCATCATGAGCATCGGGATTATTCCATGGCCGGTTGTATTCATCACCACCGACTTAATTAACGAACATTTCGGAAAAGACGGTGTCAAAAAACTATCATTCATCACTGCCGGGCTAATCGCCTACTGTCTGATCATTCTCTTTCTCGCCATCCATATTCCGGCGGCAAAAGGCATCAGCACCGTGACCGACGAGCAGTTTCAGGCTGTTTTCGGGCAGGGCGTCATGATTATGATTGCCAGCATCATCGCCTTCCTGGTATCGCAGTTAATTGACGTATCTATCTTCTGGTTTTTACGCAATAAAACAGGCAAAAAAATGATCTGGCTGCGCAGCACCGGATCAACCGTAATATCGCAGTTATTCGACAGCTTTATCGTTTCCGGTATCGCCTTTTGGCTGACCGGGAAAATCACCACTGCCGAATACATCAATATGGCAGCAACCGGTTACACCTTTAAACTGATCATTGCGATCTGCCTGACGCCAATGATATACCTTGGACATTATATTATTGAAAAATATTTAGCAGAAGACCCGATAGCCGATGGAGACTAA
- the tsf gene encoding translation elongation factor Ts produces the protein MANITAADVNKLRQITGAGMMDCKKALVEADGDFDLAIENLRKKGQKVAANRSDRESTEGAVIAVVNADKTAGVVISLNCETDFVGKNEGFVKLATDLANQALNYATKEEFLASDFNGITVADKLIEQTGVIGEKIEIGSFERLEGAFVGSYIHAGNKIATLVSLSANVAGAEEASRNVAMQAAAMAPIALNEEGVDAAIIEKEIEIAKDLLRQEGKPEAMLENIAKGKLARFFKDNTLINQDYIKEPKMSVTEYVKSVDGALTVTGFRRAALA, from the coding sequence ATGGCAAATATTACTGCTGCAGACGTAAATAAATTAAGACAAATTACCGGTGCTGGTATGATGGATTGTAAAAAAGCATTGGTTGAAGCTGATGGGGATTTCGATTTAGCTATCGAAAACTTACGTAAAAAAGGACAGAAAGTTGCAGCGAACCGTTCAGACAGAGAATCTACTGAAGGAGCTGTTATCGCTGTTGTAAATGCTGATAAAACTGCTGGTGTTGTAATCTCTCTTAACTGTGAGACTGACTTCGTAGGTAAAAACGAAGGTTTCGTTAAATTAGCTACTGATTTAGCAAACCAGGCATTAAACTATGCTACTAAAGAAGAATTTTTAGCTTCAGATTTCAACGGAATCACTGTTGCTGATAAATTAATCGAGCAAACAGGAGTTATCGGAGAGAAAATCGAAATCGGTTCTTTCGAGCGTTTAGAAGGAGCTTTCGTTGGATCTTACATCCACGCTGGTAACAAAATCGCTACTTTAGTTTCTTTATCTGCTAATGTTGCCGGAGCTGAAGAAGCTTCAAGAAACGTTGCAATGCAGGCTGCTGCAATGGCTCCAATCGCGTTAAACGAAGAAGGAGTTGATGCTGCTATCATTGAAAAAGAAATCGAAATCGCTAAAGATTTATTACGTCAGGAAGGAAAACCGGAAGCTATGTTGGAAAACATCGCTAAAGGTAAATTAGCACGTTTCTTCAAAGACAACACTTTAATCAACCAGGATTATATCAAAGAACCAAAAATGAGCGTTACAGAATACGTTAAATCTGTTGACGGTGCATTAACGGTAACTGGTTTCAGAAGAGCTGCTTTAGCATAA
- the rpsB gene encoding 30S ribosomal protein S2, with product MANKVEVKELLEAGVHFGHMTRKWDPNMAPYIYMERNGIHIINLYKTAAKIEEANEALKKIAASGRKVLFVATKKQAKDIVAEKATAANMPFITERWPGGMLTNFVTIRKAVKKMASIDKMKKDGTFMTLSKKERLQVDRLRAKLEKNLGSIADMTRLPAALFVVDIKAEHIAVKEAQKLNIPVFAMVDTNSDPRQVDYVIPANDDASKSIDKVLSLVSGAIIEGLSDRKSDKDEQPAGEVAAAQTEATTTATEE from the coding sequence ATGGCAAACAAAGTAGAAGTTAAAGAATTACTAGAAGCAGGTGTTCACTTTGGACACATGACTAGAAAATGGGACCCAAACATGGCTCCTTACATCTATATGGAGCGTAATGGTATTCACATTATCAATCTATATAAAACTGCAGCTAAAATCGAAGAAGCGAATGAAGCTTTGAAAAAAATCGCTGCATCTGGTAGAAAAGTCCTTTTCGTTGCTACCAAAAAACAAGCAAAAGATATCGTTGCAGAAAAAGCTACGGCTGCTAACATGCCTTTCATCACAGAAAGATGGCCAGGTGGTATGTTAACCAACTTCGTTACTATCCGTAAAGCTGTTAAAAAAATGGCTTCTATCGATAAAATGAAGAAAGACGGTACTTTCATGACATTATCTAAAAAAGAACGTTTACAGGTAGATCGTCTTCGTGCAAAACTTGAGAAAAACTTAGGTTCTATTGCAGACATGACTAGATTACCAGCTGCGTTGTTTGTAGTGGATATCAAAGCGGAACACATCGCTGTAAAAGAAGCACAAAAATTAAACATTCCAGTTTTTGCTATGGTAGATACCAACTCTGACCCACGTCAGGTTGACTATGTTATCCCGGCTAACGATGATGCTTCAAAATCAATCGACAAAGTTTTATCTTTAGTAAGTGGTGCTATCATTGAAGGTCTTTCTGACAGAAAGTCTGACAAAGACGAGCAACCAGCTGGAGAAGTAGCAGCTGCTCAAACAGAAGCTACAACTACTGCAACTGAAGAATAA
- the rpsI gene encoding 30S ribosomal protein S9, which yields MGVIHKIGRRKTAVARVYVTEGTGNITVNKKEFTTYFPTATLQYKVMQPLTLTENASNFDVKVNVYGGGTTGQAEAVRMAIARAMCEVEAENRAILKPEGLLTRDPRMVERKKFGQKKARKRFQFSKR from the coding sequence ATGGGAGTTATTCACAAAATCGGTAGAAGAAAAACCGCTGTTGCTCGTGTATATGTTACAGAAGGAACTGGAAACATCACAGTAAACAAAAAAGAATTTACAACTTACTTCCCAACGGCTACATTACAGTACAAAGTTATGCAACCTCTAACATTAACAGAGAACGCTTCTAACTTTGACGTAAAAGTAAATGTATACGGTGGAGGAACAACTGGTCAGGCTGAAGCTGTACGTATGGCTATTGCAAGAGCAATGTGTGAAGTTGAAGCTGAAAACAGAGCTATCTTAAAACCAGAAGGATTACTAACAAGAGATCCTCGTATGGTTGAGCGTAAGAAATTCGGTCAGAAGAAAGCTCGTAAGAGATTCCAATTCTCTAAACGTTAA
- the rplM gene encoding 50S ribosomal protein L13, with product MNNLSYKTVSANKATAQKEWIVVDAEGHNLGRFASKVAMLLRGKYKPSYTPHVDCGDNVIVINAEKINLTGNKLEDKTYIRHTGYPGGQRSLSAKVMQQKNPALLVEKAVKGMLPKNKLGAELFRNLNVYVGSEHKHDAQQPKTVNLNDLK from the coding sequence GTGAACAATTTAAGCTACAAGACAGTATCAGCTAACAAAGCAACTGCTCAAAAAGAGTGGATCGTTGTGGATGCTGAAGGTCATAACTTAGGTCGTTTTGCTTCAAAAGTAGCAATGCTTTTAAGAGGTAAATACAAGCCAAGTTATACACCGCACGTGGACTGTGGAGATAACGTAATTGTTATCAACGCAGAAAAAATCAACCTAACAGGTAACAAACTTGAGGATAAAACATATATCCGTCACACAGGTTACCCAGGTGGTCAAAGAAGTTTATCTGCTAAAGTAATGCAACAAAAAAATCCTGCATTATTAGTAGAGAAAGCTGTAAAAGGAATGTTACCTAAAAACAAATTGGGTGCAGAATTATTCCGAAATTTAAATGTATATGTAGGTTCTGAGCACAAACATGATGCACAACAACCTAAAACCGTTAACTTAAACGATCTAAAGTAA
- a CDS encoding serine hydrolase domain-containing protein: MKKAIVFFLFLFSVTVVAQEKTRFNKIDSLLTYLNDNNRFMGALTIQESGKVVFEKNYGYADADSKTVANPDTKYKIGAITKMFTATIIFQLIDEKRLTLDTKLSKFYPEIPNADKITIGLLLNHKSGLFNYTNDPDFKTYSQTPQTKKQMLKRIASREPVFEPDTRAEYSNSNYLLLGYIIESLTGKSYGDNVAFRIANKIGLKNTYYPKKNGTAKDEAFSYTFTNNQWTRTAARDPSTIGASDALISTPSDLTQFINALFNGTLIKPASLAQMTEMEHGYGKGILQFPFGDKKFLGHNGSIESFKSSLGYHASEKLAFSLIINGNNYNENDITIGILSIYYKLPYRFPNLKTVAVAEKTLKSYEGIYSSKQIPLKLTIKLENGQLSGQATGQNPFPLNAISNTEFIFDPAGIEILFKEKGLLLKQGDAKYSFMKE, from the coding sequence ATGAAAAAAGCAATCGTATTTTTCCTTTTCCTGTTTTCAGTAACCGTTGTGGCACAGGAGAAAACACGCTTCAATAAAATTGACAGCCTGCTCACCTATCTTAATGATAACAACAGGTTTATGGGGGCTTTGACCATTCAGGAGAGCGGAAAAGTTGTTTTTGAGAAAAATTACGGATATGCCGATGCAGACTCTAAGACAGTGGCAAATCCGGACACCAAATATAAAATCGGTGCTATTACAAAAATGTTTACGGCAACGATAATCTTCCAGTTAATAGACGAAAAACGACTGACCTTAGATACCAAACTATCCAAATTCTATCCGGAAATACCCAATGCCGACAAGATCACTATCGGGCTGCTGCTGAACCACAAAAGCGGACTGTTCAATTATACTAACGATCCGGATTTTAAAACCTATTCCCAGACACCGCAGACAAAAAAACAAATGCTGAAACGGATCGCTTCCCGTGAGCCGGTTTTTGAACCGGATACCAGAGCAGAATACAGCAATTCCAACTACCTTTTGTTAGGTTATATTATCGAATCGCTGACCGGGAAAAGTTATGGCGACAATGTCGCTTTCCGTATAGCAAATAAAATAGGTTTAAAAAACACCTACTATCCTAAAAAGAACGGAACCGCAAAAGATGAAGCGTTCTCCTATACTTTTACCAACAATCAGTGGACCAGAACAGCCGCCAGGGATCCAAGTACTATTGGCGCCTCAGACGCTTTAATTTCCACACCTTCCGATTTAACGCAATTCATTAATGCCCTGTTTAACGGAACCCTGATAAAACCGGCTTCCCTTGCCCAGATGACCGAAATGGAGCATGGCTATGGAAAAGGAATACTGCAATTCCCTTTTGGCGATAAAAAATTCCTGGGACATAACGGAAGTATCGAAAGTTTCAAATCCAGCCTCGGGTATCACGCCAGTGAAAAGCTTGCCTTTTCGCTTATCATAAACGGAAACAACTATAACGAAAACGATATTACGATTGGTATATTGAGCATTTACTACAAACTGCCGTACCGTTTCCCGAACTTAAAAACCGTGGCCGTAGCCGAAAAGACCTTAAAATCATACGAAGGAATTTACAGTTCAAAACAAATTCCGCTCAAACTGACCATCAAATTAGAAAACGGGCAGCTATCCGGACAAGCTACCGGGCAAAATCCGTTTCCGCTGAATGCGATCAGCAATACGGAATTTATTTTTGACCCTGCCGGAATAGAAATTCTTTTTAAAGAAAAAGGCTTACTTTTGAAACAGGGCGATGCGAAATACAGTTTTATGAAAGAGTAA
- a CDS encoding methyltransferase: MRKLIQKIVSPFLKKASALYLSKPRKYHYKNITVQVVPTVFPPFITISTKLLLQFIEPQPLANKTFLELGCGCGIISILAATKGAVVTATDINTAALEALRQNSCRNAVSINILHSDLFQNLKDHAFDYIVINPPYYPKTPQNIAENAWYCGENFDYFEQLFAQLKPYLTPANKTYMILSEDCELDTITKIAAGNSLRMQCIHTEKVFKEENYIFEIDRQ; encoded by the coding sequence ATGAGAAAACTAATTCAAAAAATAGTCAGCCCTTTTCTGAAAAAAGCGAGTGCTTTATACCTTTCCAAACCCCGGAAATACCATTATAAAAATATCACTGTACAGGTCGTACCAACGGTGTTCCCGCCTTTTATCACGATCAGTACCAAATTGCTGCTGCAATTTATCGAACCCCAGCCTTTAGCAAACAAGACCTTTCTGGAACTGGGTTGCGGCTGCGGCATTATTTCCATTTTAGCAGCAACAAAAGGAGCGGTTGTAACGGCTACCGATATCAATACCGCTGCACTTGAAGCCTTACGGCAAAACAGCTGCCGGAATGCCGTTTCGATAAACATACTGCATTCCGATTTATTTCAAAATCTGAAAGACCACGCTTTTGACTATATCGTCATCAATCCGCCATACTACCCGAAAACACCACAGAATATAGCTGAAAATGCCTGGTATTGCGGCGAGAATTTCGACTACTTCGAACAGCTTTTCGCCCAGTTAAAACCTTATTTAACTCCGGCAAACAAAACCTATATGATCCTGTCCGAAGATTGCGAACTGGATACCATCACTAAAATAGCGGCCGGAAACAGCCTCCGGATGCAGTGCATTCACACGGAAAAAGTCTTCAAAGAAGAAAACTATATTTTTGAAATTGACCGGCAATAA
- a CDS encoding B12-binding domain-containing radical SAM protein, with amino-acid sequence MKKNKVILFNPRSANGKHRIPNSILQVGASIHGLYDYVFIDGNLEKDPWKTIENYLKTGEFKYFGATVMPGPQLRQAIPFTKKIKETFPDIITVWGGYFASNQYKVALNSGYVDYIINGPGDRTFPELIQAIENEVTDRVVLIKNLIYKNPENNITKTAVEALLDQDTLPKFPYEYLNTFYPVRNYLAKTFMGNKTLSYHSSMGCPFSCSFCAVVPIYNARWKGMSASRIYEDVQYFKEKYNIDAIEFHDNNFFTSKKRVLEFSELILNDNISYWGEGRIDTINMYSDDELRLMRKAGCKMIFLGAETGNDEILKQMNKGGTQSGKMIKDFVLRMKNVDIVPELSFVLGMPAATEKQVYDQIVWDINFIREIKTINPKAEIIIYLYSPVPTEGSELYQQILDAGFSFPEHLEDWISPSWENFDLRKNPLTPWLKPYMIDTIKNFETVLNGYYPTASDFRIRGLKKQLLQTIAGLRYKTGFYQYPYEIKALHKIWKYRQPEIEGFYSE; translated from the coding sequence TTGAAAAAGAATAAAGTCATATTATTCAATCCGAGAAGTGCTAACGGAAAGCACCGCATTCCCAATTCTATATTACAGGTTGGTGCCTCCATTCATGGGCTTTATGATTATGTGTTTATAGACGGAAATCTGGAAAAAGACCCGTGGAAAACCATTGAAAACTATCTTAAAACCGGCGAATTCAAATACTTCGGAGCAACGGTCATGCCCGGCCCGCAATTGCGGCAGGCGATTCCGTTTACCAAAAAAATAAAAGAAACATTTCCGGATATCATAACCGTCTGGGGCGGCTATTTTGCTTCCAATCAATACAAAGTAGCGCTAAATTCCGGTTATGTGGATTATATTATTAACGGTCCCGGCGACAGAACTTTTCCCGAGCTGATTCAGGCAATCGAGAATGAAGTGACCGACCGTGTCGTACTCATCAAAAACCTTATCTATAAAAACCCGGAGAACAATATTACCAAAACGGCCGTTGAAGCCTTACTGGATCAGGACACACTGCCGAAGTTTCCGTATGAATACCTCAATACGTTTTACCCGGTCAGAAACTATCTGGCCAAGACATTCATGGGTAACAAAACCTTGTCCTACCATTCCAGCATGGGCTGTCCGTTTTCCTGTTCGTTCTGTGCCGTTGTCCCTATCTACAATGCCCGATGGAAAGGCATGTCAGCTTCCCGTATTTATGAAGACGTACAATATTTCAAGGAAAAATACAACATTGACGCCATCGAATTTCACGACAATAACTTCTTTACCTCTAAAAAGAGAGTACTCGAATTTTCCGAGCTCATTTTAAATGACAACATCAGCTATTGGGGCGAAGGAAGGATCGACACGATCAACATGTATTCGGACGATGAACTCCGGCTGATGCGTAAGGCAGGCTGCAAAATGATCTTTTTAGGTGCCGAAACCGGTAACGATGAGATACTCAAACAAATGAATAAAGGCGGTACCCAATCCGGAAAGATGATTAAGGATTTTGTATTGCGGATGAAAAATGTAGACATCGTACCGGAACTTTCCTTTGTACTGGGAATGCCCGCTGCAACAGAAAAACAGGTTTACGACCAGATTGTATGGGACATCAACTTTATACGGGAAATAAAAACCATTAACCCCAAAGCCGAAATCATAATTTACCTGTACAGCCCGGTTCCTACAGAAGGTTCCGAACTGTATCAGCAGATTCTCGATGCCGGATTTTCCTTTCCGGAGCACCTGGAAGACTGGATCTCGCCAAGCTGGGAAAACTTCGACCTGCGCAAAAATCCGCTGACTCCATGGTTAAAACCATATATGATCGATACCATTAAAAACTTTGAAACGGTTTTAAACGGTTATTACCCCACCGCTTCCGATTTCAGGATCAGGGGCTTAAAAAAACAATTACTGCAAACCATCGCCGGACTGCGGTACAAAACCGGATTTTACCAATATCCTTATGAAATCAAGGCACTTCATAAAATATGGAAATACCGCCAACCGGAAATTGAAGGATTTTATTCGGAATAA
- a CDS encoding MATE family efflux transporter, translating to MATKINPKLLHISSNTIRQLIISAFGMAVPFLVIHFSQKEIWGAFVSILLYTLFTVQIINWGNKEYLLRLFSLLPNKIKKNYSGILYTRLPFVFLFSAGSMFFFPLPYTFYIFIWILGRYFNHSTEALVVYEKKFNASISIECIGFLIFLLPFYVLKNDFGIYSLLVSYSFYQFVRGLLYFLLFKKYLSVKNMKMDFSYFKTALPFFLLSVLGFFTSKIDVYLVDYFENKTVIANYQIINSLLVFAMSLAAFIYAPFTKNIYRNNETVILKIQRKLQLLGLLLVPCALAVIYLIVHYYLRLRLSFWFYGIAFLYIYPSFSYGIKIVELFKIYKEKSVIKILLVGAVVNAVVSTILLYLNHGMTGALLGAAIAQIIILLITDKTTLFR from the coding sequence TTGGCCACAAAAATAAACCCTAAGCTATTACATATATCCAGCAATACCATCCGGCAGCTGATCATCTCAGCTTTTGGCATGGCGGTTCCTTTCCTGGTTATTCATTTTTCGCAAAAAGAAATATGGGGTGCTTTTGTTTCCATACTGCTGTACACGCTGTTCACCGTCCAGATCATCAATTGGGGCAACAAAGAATATTTACTCCGGCTGTTCAGCCTGCTTCCGAATAAGATCAAAAAGAACTATTCCGGAATATTATACACCCGCCTGCCTTTTGTATTCCTGTTTTCGGCAGGCAGCATGTTTTTCTTTCCGCTGCCTTACACCTTCTATATTTTTATCTGGATACTCGGGCGTTACTTTAATCATTCCACAGAAGCACTGGTGGTGTATGAAAAGAAATTCAATGCTTCCATTAGTATTGAATGCATCGGCTTCCTGATTTTTCTTCTTCCTTTTTATGTGTTGAAAAACGATTTCGGAATCTATTCACTGCTGGTTAGCTATAGCTTTTATCAGTTTGTAAGAGGCCTGCTGTACTTTTTGTTATTCAAAAAATACCTTTCCGTGAAAAACATGAAAATGGATTTTTCCTATTTTAAAACAGCGCTGCCTTTTTTCCTGCTATCCGTTCTGGGTTTCTTCACTTCCAAAATAGATGTGTATTTAGTGGACTATTTCGAAAACAAAACCGTGATTGCCAATTACCAGATCATCAACAGTCTTCTGGTTTTTGCCATGTCGCTGGCCGCTTTTATCTATGCCCCTTTCACTAAAAACATTTACCGCAATAACGAAACGGTCATTTTAAAAATCCAGCGAAAACTCCAATTATTAGGACTGCTGCTCGTTCCCTGCGCGCTGGCTGTTATTTACCTGATTGTACACTATTATCTCAGGCTCAGGCTTTCCTTCTGGTTTTATGGTATTGCTTTTTTATACATTTATCCCTCTTTTAGCTATGGCATTAAAATTGTGGAACTCTTCAAAATATACAAAGAAAAAAGCGTTATAAAAATTTTACTGGTTGGTGCCGTTGTTAATGCGGTTGTATCGACAATATTGCTATATTTAAACCACGGAATGACCGGTGCGCTTTTGGGTGCCGCAATTGCGCAGATTATTATATTACTGATTACCGACAAAACAACACTATTCCGATAA